In the genome of Chryseobacterium sp. 52, the window AATGTATACCCATTTTCTGTTTTGAAATGCCTTGCCCTTCCTCCCTGGGTATTATTTTTCTCAAAGATATGTACTTCATATCCGTATTTTGAGGCATAAGCTGCTGCCGATAAACCTGAAAAGCCTGATCCTATGACCGCAATTTTTTTCCGCATCACTTAATTTTTTTGAAATGAATATTCTTCATTTACCGTTTTTATCAAGTCCCTGCTGTCAATATTTCTACAAAAAATAGGATAATGAAAACGATCCAGCTTATTAAGAATTCTAATCAGCTGCATCTTATCTTTATGATTAAGGTCTCCCGCTACAATATCGGTTGCATTACGTATTTTAGCCATCTGCTGTTCCAGAGCATCCATCCCTTTCGCCGTAATAGCGATCACTTTATTTCTTTTGTCAATATCTGATTCTTCCTGCTCTATCCAGCCCTGTTTCAGCAATCTTGCTATAATCAGCATACCTACCGGTTTGTCCTGAATATTCTTTTTTATAAGCTCCATTTTCGTCATCTTACCGAAGGCTTTTAAATTAATCAGGTAAATAAAATCTTCCTGTGTAGAAAAATGAGATTCTGAAATGGCAGATTTCGAATAGGTTTTGGCGTATCTGTTAAGATGAACGAGTAAAGTGCTTATTGCGCTCTCTGCTGTTCTTCCATTTTCTTTGCCCTCCCAGTAAGGTTCATCAGCATTGTTAGATTCTTTATAAGATTCTTTGTCACATATCCATGCTTTAAACCCTTCAATATCTGAGGGGTAAGATTTTGCTTTGTTTTCCAATTCAAACTCTTCAAGGAGCTGGACGACATCTTTAACAATAGAATAGTGCATTTTAATTCAATATTAGTTTACAAATATACTTATTATTTTAATTTATAGTTTATAAATGTATTAAATATATTTATTTTAGTGTATTAATAAAACTTTTTACAAAAATGAATAGTACCTGTAATTAACTTAAGTTTCTGAAAAAAATAATTAAATCTGTCAATTTTTTATTTACATACCAATAAAGGAAATTGCAACACTTCCAAACAAAAAAATACCTCATCTGAACAATTTGT includes:
- a CDS encoding MarR family winged helix-turn-helix transcriptional regulator, with protein sequence MHYSIVKDVVQLLEEFELENKAKSYPSDIEGFKAWICDKESYKESNNADEPYWEGKENGRTAESAISTLLVHLNRYAKTYSKSAISESHFSTQEDFIYLINLKAFGKMTKMELIKKNIQDKPVGMLIIARLLKQGWIEQEESDIDKRNKVIAITAKGMDALEQQMAKIRNATDIVAGDLNHKDKMQLIRILNKLDRFHYPIFCRNIDSRDLIKTVNEEYSFQKN